One genomic segment of Peribacillus sp. FSL H8-0477 includes these proteins:
- a CDS encoding NUDIX domain-containing protein has translation MLDEFIDPKEALKAYDVKKYRTPDGYTSDIAIFTITHDEAAVYGRSLRILLIKRSLSNADGSPNIEGGKWALPGGFIDPHETAIEAAARELAEETDIRGLHLKHFGVYDREGRDPRGWMITNAHYAVVPEHLLENRKAGDDAADVKVLEVRDALNQELAFDHRYIIKDALAQIRLDMVQTTLAKEFLPEEFTLSELRNVILCTAGDIVNEVVKSEPFFWRKAPKFPFLEAVLNEDNSHKTTQRNSKFKTKLYRFTDYIPIKSIYK, from the coding sequence TTGCTGGATGAGTTTATTGATCCTAAAGAAGCTTTAAAGGCGTACGATGTAAAGAAATATCGTACGCCTGATGGATATACAAGTGATATAGCGATTTTCACAATCACTCATGACGAAGCAGCGGTTTATGGCCGTTCGTTAAGGATTCTTCTTATAAAAAGATCTCTTTCTAATGCTGATGGTTCACCCAATATTGAGGGAGGCAAGTGGGCGCTGCCTGGAGGATTTATTGATCCGCATGAAACAGCTATTGAAGCGGCAGCACGCGAGTTAGCGGAAGAGACAGACATCCGAGGTCTTCATTTAAAGCATTTTGGTGTGTATGACAGGGAAGGGCGCGATCCACGGGGTTGGATGATAACGAACGCACATTACGCGGTCGTTCCTGAACATCTTTTAGAGAATCGAAAAGCCGGAGACGATGCAGCAGACGTCAAAGTCCTTGAAGTAAGGGATGCTCTTAATCAGGAACTTGCTTTTGACCACAGATATATTATTAAGGATGCATTGGCGCAAATTCGATTGGATATGGTTCAAACGACTTTGGCAAAAGAGTTCCTACCAGAAGAATTTACATTATCTGAACTACGCAATGTTATTCTTTGTACTGCCGGGGATATTGTGAATGAAGTGGTAAAGTCTGAACCGTTTTTCTGGAGAAAGGCCCCGAAATTTCCGTTTCTTGAAGCAGTTCTTAATGAGGACAATAGTCATAAAACGACACAAAGAAACTCGAAATTTAAAACAAAGCTCTATCGTTTTACAGATTATATTCCTATAAAGAGTATCTATAAATAA
- a CDS encoding putative holin-like toxin, whose protein sequence is METIEILSLMISFGMFVIAILQFHDDDKKF, encoded by the coding sequence ATGGAAACCATTGAAATTTTGTCCTTGATGATCAGCTTTGGGATGTTTGTGATCGCGATACTCCAGTTTCATGACGATGATAAAAAATTCTAA
- a CDS encoding winged helix-turn-helix transcriptional regulator → MGHLYGKTFNCEKELTLSIIGGKWKMLILWHLGREGTKRFGELKKMIPGITQRMLASQLRELEDDLILHREVYPVVPPKVEYSLTERGETLMPILEAMYNWGKEYMDTTSVDKVVEILESH, encoded by the coding sequence TTGGGACATTTATATGGAAAAACGTTTAATTGTGAAAAAGAATTGACCTTGTCGATCATTGGAGGCAAGTGGAAAATGCTTATCCTGTGGCATTTGGGAAGAGAAGGCACCAAGCGCTTTGGCGAATTAAAAAAAATGATACCTGGTATTACTCAGCGGATGCTTGCCAGCCAATTGCGCGAACTAGAAGATGATTTAATCCTTCATCGGGAGGTTTATCCTGTTGTCCCTCCAAAGGTTGAATATTCACTAACTGAGCGCGGTGAAACGTTAATGCCTATTTTGGAAGCGATGTATAATTGGGGTAAAGAGTATATGGACACTACTTCCGTTGACAAAGTGGTTGAAATATTAGAAAGTCATTAG
- a CDS encoding ATP-binding protein yields MDGERVSVEGMSDGTKDQLYLALRLASIDKYVQENEHIPFIVDDILIHFDDERAKETLKVLLELSKKTQVIFFTHHSRLIELMKDIASEVNNLRS; encoded by the coding sequence TTGGATGGAGAAAGAGTCTCGGTTGAAGGGATGAGTGATGGTACGAAGGATCAATTATACTTGGCTCTCCGCCTGGCAAGTATTGATAAATATGTTCAGGAAAATGAACATATTCCTTTCATAGTTGACGATATACTGATCCATTTTGATGATGAACGGGCAAAAGAAACCTTAAAGGTACTATTAGAGCTATCAAAGAAAACACAAGTTATATTCTTCACTCATCATTCTAGGTTGATTGAGTTAATGAAGGATATAGCCAGTGAGGTGAACAACTTACGAAGTTAG
- a CDS encoding S8 family peptidase, protein MEQKKVHLFPYQVKTVELETTEVPRGVELIQAPNVWNKSKGKGITVAILDTGCDITHPDLKNRIIGGRNFTDDDQSNPEMFVDYNGHGTHVAGTIAAEKNDVGVAGVAPEADLLILKVLDKKGSGQYEWIINGINYAVEQKVDIISMSLGGSEDVPELHQAIQQAISKQILVVCAAGNDGDGDDTTDEMGYPGCYNEVISVGAIDLERRSSPFTNSNNEVDLVAPGEEILSTYLNGQYAKLSGTSMATPHVSGALALIKVMVNESFGRTLTEPELYSQLIRRTIPLGNSPKLEGNGLLYLTTVDYLEEVLSKKMKPEKLSI, encoded by the coding sequence ATGGAACAAAAAAAAGTTCATTTATTTCCGTATCAGGTGAAAACTGTCGAACTTGAAACAACTGAAGTGCCAAGAGGAGTCGAATTGATTCAGGCTCCAAACGTGTGGAACAAATCAAAAGGAAAAGGTATTACAGTAGCCATACTCGACACAGGCTGTGATATAACCCACCCAGATTTGAAGAATCGGATTATCGGCGGGCGGAATTTTACTGATGATGATCAATCCAATCCCGAAATGTTTGTCGATTATAATGGACATGGTACCCATGTGGCCGGGACAATTGCGGCGGAAAAGAATGATGTTGGTGTGGCAGGAGTGGCACCTGAAGCTGATTTATTAATTTTGAAGGTTTTAGACAAAAAAGGTTCCGGCCAATACGAATGGATTATTAATGGAATCAATTATGCGGTCGAACAAAAGGTAGATATTATCTCAATGAGTCTTGGAGGTTCTGAGGATGTCCCAGAGCTCCATCAAGCAATCCAACAGGCAATTTCTAAACAGATTCTTGTCGTGTGTGCAGCAGGGAATGATGGTGACGGAGATGATACTACGGATGAAATGGGCTATCCCGGCTGCTATAACGAAGTCATTAGTGTAGGGGCAATTGATTTAGAGAGAAGGTCTTCACCGTTTACCAATTCTAATAATGAGGTGGACCTGGTTGCTCCGGGTGAGGAGATTCTCTCAACCTATCTAAATGGCCAGTATGCTAAACTGAGTGGTACGTCGATGGCGACTCCTCATGTATCTGGTGCGCTGGCGTTAATTAAAGTGATGGTAAACGAGAGCTTTGGACGAACACTGACTGAACCGGAGCTCTATTCACAGTTAATTAGAAGAACAATTCCGCTGGGGAATTCCCCGAAGCTTGAAGGCAATGGGTTGTTATATCTTACAACGGTAGACTATTTAGAAGAAGTCCTAAGTAAGAAAATGAAACCTGAGAAGTTAAGTATATGA
- a CDS encoding cold-shock protein: MEQGKVKWFNAEKGFGFIERENGDDVFVHFSAIQSEGFKSLDEGQEVTFEVEQGQRGPQASNVQKA; encoded by the coding sequence ATGGAACAAGGTAAAGTAAAATGGTTTAACGCAGAAAAAGGATTCGGCTTCATCGAACGCGAAAACGGAGACGATGTATTCGTACATTTCTCAGCTATCCAAAGCGAAGGTTTCAAATCTTTAGACGAAGGTCAAGAAGTTACTTTTGAAGTAGAACAAGGTCAACGTGGACCCCAAGCTTCTAACGTTCAAAAAGCATAA
- the hxlB gene encoding 6-phospho-3-hexuloisomerase — translation MNTVDYTKVIVNELEQTLAKVSADELDQLVNAVLRAEKVFVAGAGRSGFMAKSFAMRLMHMGVQAYVVGETITPGIGKADLLIAGSGSGTTKSLIAMAEKAKSLEAICTAITINADSKLANICDITVQIPAKPKDSESNQYQSIQPMGSLFEQSLLLIYDAVILALMDKKELNGQTMYGQHANLE, via the coding sequence ATGAACACAGTTGATTACACCAAAGTGATTGTAAATGAACTTGAGCAGACTTTGGCTAAGGTTTCTGCTGATGAGTTAGATCAACTTGTCAATGCAGTCCTGAGGGCAGAAAAAGTCTTTGTAGCTGGTGCTGGCCGCTCGGGGTTCATGGCGAAATCCTTTGCCATGCGCTTGATGCATATGGGTGTACAAGCCTATGTTGTAGGAGAAACAATTACACCTGGAATCGGAAAAGCTGATCTTCTGATTGCAGGCTCTGGTTCTGGCACGACAAAAAGCTTAATCGCGATGGCTGAAAAAGCTAAAAGCCTTGAAGCTATCTGTACAGCAATCACTATTAATGCTGATTCCAAATTAGCAAACATATGTGATATTACTGTTCAGATTCCCGCCAAGCCAAAAGACAGTGAAAGTAATCAGTATCAATCGATCCAGCCCATGGGATCTTTGTTTGAACAAAGCCTTTTGCTGATCTATGATGCAGTCATCTTAGCGCTCATGGATAAAAAGGAACTCAATGGACAAACCATGTATGGGCAGCATGCGAACTTGGAATGA
- a CDS encoding nicotinate phosphoribosyltransferase, with product MKQYNDDGWALHTDLYQINMAETYWKDNIHQRKAVFELYFRKLPFGNGYAIFAGLEKVIEYINKFHFTDSDIAYLKDELHYSEEFLSYLKEMTFTGTIKAMSEGELVFGNEPILRVEAPLAEAQIIETALLNIINYQTLIATKASRIKQVIGTETAMEFGSRRAQEMEAAIWGTRAAFIGGFDATSNVRAGKMFGIPVAGTHAHALVQAYQDEYKAFHKYAETHKDCVFLVDTYDTLKSGVPTAIKVAKELGSKINFKGIRLDSGDLAYLSKEARKMLDDAGFPNAKITASNDLDEYTIINLKSQGARIDNWGIGTKLITAYDQPALGAVYKLVSIENEDGTMMDTIKISGNPEKVTTPGLKRVYRIINSSSGKAEGDYIALEEENPQEEERLKMFHPVHTYVSKFVTNFIAKELHKDIFIKGELVYKLPDLKAAQQYTFENLELLWNEYKRSLHPEEYPVDLSQKCWDNKMKNIEEVKQKVQERLQVK from the coding sequence ATGAAGCAATACAATGATGATGGATGGGCATTGCATACAGATTTATACCAAATAAATATGGCAGAAACATATTGGAAAGATAATATTCATCAAAGAAAAGCTGTTTTTGAACTGTATTTTCGAAAGCTTCCGTTTGGCAATGGCTATGCCATTTTTGCTGGACTAGAAAAAGTAATCGAGTACATTAATAAATTCCATTTTACCGATAGTGATATAGCTTATCTAAAGGATGAACTTCACTATTCAGAAGAATTCTTATCCTATCTTAAAGAGATGACCTTCACCGGTACGATTAAAGCGATGTCGGAAGGAGAGCTTGTCTTTGGAAATGAGCCCATATTGCGTGTGGAAGCACCCCTTGCTGAAGCGCAGATTATTGAAACAGCCTTGCTGAATATTATCAATTATCAAACGTTGATTGCGACTAAGGCATCAAGAATCAAACAGGTTATTGGGACGGAAACAGCGATGGAATTTGGAAGCAGAAGAGCACAGGAAATGGAAGCTGCCATTTGGGGAACGCGGGCCGCTTTTATTGGCGGGTTTGATGCAACGAGTAATGTGCGTGCCGGTAAAATGTTTGGTATCCCAGTTGCGGGTACCCACGCCCATGCATTAGTTCAGGCATACCAAGATGAATACAAGGCTTTTCATAAATATGCTGAAACGCATAAAGATTGTGTATTTCTAGTGGACACCTATGATACGTTAAAGTCGGGTGTTCCAACTGCTATTAAAGTAGCAAAGGAATTAGGAAGCAAGATTAATTTCAAAGGGATACGCCTCGACAGCGGAGACCTTGCCTATTTATCTAAGGAAGCTCGGAAAATGCTGGATGATGCAGGCTTCCCAAATGCAAAAATCACTGCTTCTAATGATTTAGATGAATATACCATCATAAACTTGAAGTCACAGGGTGCCCGAATAGACAACTGGGGCATTGGGACGAAACTTATTACAGCATACGATCAACCGGCACTTGGAGCTGTTTATAAACTAGTTTCGATTGAGAATGAAGATGGAACCATGATGGATACAATAAAAATTTCCGGTAATCCAGAGAAAGTCACCACACCTGGTCTTAAGCGTGTCTATCGAATTATTAATAGCAGCAGTGGAAAAGCAGAAGGGGATTATATTGCCCTTGAGGAGGAAAATCCACAAGAAGAAGAGCGCTTGAAAATGTTTCATCCTGTTCACACCTATGTGAGCAAATTTGTTACTAATTTTATAGCGAAAGAACTTCATAAGGACATATTTATTAAGGGAGAGCTGGTGTACAAACTACCAGACCTTAAAGCGGCTCAACAATATACCTTTGAAAATCTTGAGCTGTTATGGAATGAATACAAGCGCTCCCTGCATCCTGAAGAATATCCCGTAGATTTGAGTCAAAAATGCTGGGACAATAAAATGAAAAATATTGAAGAAGTAAAGCAAAAGGTTCAAGAGCGTCTGCAAGTAAAATAA
- a CDS encoding cysteine hydrolase family protein: MNKKALINIDYTNDFVNGALPVGKPGEEIEKKVVSLTKEFLESENYVVLAIDVHVKDDPFHPETKLFPPHNLAGTKGRELYGGLAEFYEENKNSEKVLYMDKTRYSAFAGTNLDIWLRERGVTDLHLIGVCTDICVLHTAVDAYNKGYKITVHEEAVASFNQAGHEWALGHFKGSLGATIL; encoded by the coding sequence ATGAATAAAAAAGCTTTGATTAATATTGATTACACGAACGATTTTGTGAATGGTGCTCTTCCAGTAGGAAAACCTGGTGAAGAAATAGAAAAGAAAGTTGTTTCATTAACGAAAGAATTTCTAGAATCCGAAAATTATGTTGTGTTAGCTATTGATGTCCATGTAAAGGATGATCCATTTCATCCTGAAACGAAATTATTTCCTCCACATAACCTAGCTGGAACAAAAGGACGTGAATTATATGGTGGTTTAGCGGAATTCTATGAAGAGAATAAGAATTCCGAAAAGGTTTTATATATGGATAAAACTCGATATTCTGCGTTTGCTGGGACCAATTTAGATATCTGGCTTCGTGAACGCGGTGTAACAGATCTTCATTTAATTGGTGTCTGTACGGATATATGCGTCTTGCATACTGCGGTAGATGCTTATAATAAAGGCTATAAAATCACGGTTCATGAAGAGGCTGTGGCAAGTTTTAATCAAGCAGGACACGAATGGGCGTTGGGTCATTTTAAAGGCAGTCTCGGAGCAACTATTCTTTAA
- a CDS encoding DUF3100 domain-containing protein → MKNMKIHAIVFMLVVLTEYIGIHKFDLGIGVLALFPMLYAMVLGAIISWPSLKLLKKQEMKRAAYVLEIAFLLFVAKLGTMMGPSLSQLADAGLPLLFQEMGHFLGTIAVGLPIALLIGMKREAIGATFSIDREPNLAIIAEKYGADSPESRGALGVYVCGTLFGSIYLALLAGFLGNLGIFHPISLAMGAGVGSGSMMAAATGALAVVFPKDAEQIALFAGAANIMTIIIGTYVCIFFSLPVTAKLYDKFEPILGRWSKSKPTAKSEGKSI, encoded by the coding sequence ATGAAAAATATGAAGATACACGCTATTGTTTTCATGCTAGTTGTACTTACAGAATATATAGGCATACATAAGTTTGATCTTGGAATAGGGGTATTGGCATTATTTCCGATGCTTTATGCTATGGTACTCGGAGCCATTATCAGCTGGCCGTCGTTAAAGCTGCTAAAGAAACAGGAAATGAAGAGGGCTGCCTATGTCTTAGAAATTGCTTTCTTATTATTTGTGGCTAAATTAGGGACGATGATGGGTCCGTCTTTATCTCAACTTGCGGATGCCGGTCTGCCTTTGTTGTTTCAGGAAATGGGACATTTCCTCGGAACTATTGCTGTAGGCTTGCCGATCGCCCTTTTAATTGGGATGAAACGCGAAGCGATTGGCGCCACCTTTTCTATTGATCGTGAACCCAATCTTGCTATTATTGCTGAAAAATATGGTGCTGATTCGCCGGAATCAAGAGGAGCGCTTGGTGTCTATGTTTGTGGGACATTATTTGGTTCCATCTATTTAGCCTTACTGGCTGGATTCCTAGGAAACCTTGGGATCTTTCATCCGATTTCCTTAGCCATGGGAGCGGGTGTCGGTTCAGGAAGCATGATGGCTGCTGCGACTGGGGCACTAGCTGTTGTATTCCCAAAAGATGCAGAACAAATTGCCTTATTTGCAGGTGCAGCTAATATTATGACCATCATCATTGGGACGTATGTATGTATCTTTTTCTCTCTTCCTGTTACAGCTAAACTCTACGATAAGTTTGAACCGATTTTGGGAAGATGGAGCAAAAGTAAACCAACAGCGAAGAGTGAGGGGAAATCAATATGA
- the hxlA gene encoding 3-hexulose-6-phosphate synthase, protein MELQLAIDLVNTEEAIKIVEEVAEFIDIVEIGTPVIINEGLRAVKEMKTAFPSLKVLADLKVMDAGGYEVMKASEAGADIVTILGATDDATITGAVEEAKKHGSKILIDMINVKDIAQRAQEIDALGVDYICVHTGYDLQAEGENSFEQLRTIKKVVKHAKTAVAGGIKLDTLAEVLAAEPDLVIVGGGITGVDDKKAVAAQMQQMVKQASVKA, encoded by the coding sequence TTGGAATTACAATTAGCAATAGATCTTGTAAATACAGAAGAAGCAATTAAAATCGTGGAAGAGGTTGCTGAATTTATTGATATCGTAGAAATTGGAACACCAGTCATTATTAATGAAGGACTAAGAGCGGTTAAAGAAATGAAAACTGCTTTTCCTTCATTAAAAGTACTTGCTGATTTAAAAGTGATGGATGCAGGCGGCTATGAGGTAATGAAAGCATCAGAAGCAGGAGCTGATATTGTTACAATATTAGGGGCTACAGATGATGCAACTATTACTGGAGCTGTGGAAGAAGCAAAAAAACATGGCAGTAAGATTTTAATTGATATGATAAATGTAAAAGACATCGCACAACGTGCACAAGAAATTGATGCACTTGGAGTCGATTATATTTGTGTTCATACTGGTTATGACCTTCAAGCAGAAGGTGAAAATTCATTTGAACAGCTTCGCACCATTAAAAAAGTTGTAAAACACGCTAAGACTGCTGTAGCAGGTGGAATTAAACTTGATACCTTGGCTGAAGTACTTGCTGCTGAGCCAGATTTAGTGATTGTAGGCGGCGGTATTACGGGTGTGGATGATAAAAAAGCGGTAGCTGCTCAAATGCAGCAAATGGTGAAGCAGGCTTCCGTTAAAGCATGA
- the nadD gene encoding nicotinate (nicotinamide) nucleotide adenylyltransferase — translation MGKIGIYGSSFDPVTNVHLWTASTIANRAKLDRVIFLPCANNRIDKQMKTSNEHRWNMLQMAIADNHKFEASDYEMNELAGTSKQYTWYTMEYFTEVYPNDELYFIMGADLLIEMDNQDLPIHKRWKHREKLIANHKFIVMARDGIDMLKAISKSPLLRNSDDGRKFHLIDKGLQMEISSSYIRDELAAGGEPRYLLPDPCYQYIKDHGLYQKERL, via the coding sequence GTGGGCAAAATAGGTATCTATGGATCATCCTTTGATCCGGTCACTAATGTCCATTTATGGACAGCGTCTACGATTGCTAATAGGGCGAAGCTTGACCGTGTCATTTTCCTGCCTTGTGCGAACAACCGAATTGATAAGCAGATGAAAACAAGTAATGAACATCGCTGGAACATGCTTCAAATGGCGATCGCAGATAATCATAAATTTGAAGCGAGTGATTATGAAATGAACGAGCTTGCCGGTACAAGTAAGCAGTACACTTGGTATACGATGGAATATTTTACAGAGGTATACCCGAATGATGAACTATATTTCATTATGGGAGCAGATCTCCTAATTGAGATGGATAATCAAGATCTGCCTATTCATAAGCGTTGGAAACATCGAGAAAAGCTGATTGCAAATCATAAATTTATCGTTATGGCCCGAGATGGAATTGATATGTTAAAAGCTATCTCTAAAAGTCCGCTGCTTCGAAATTCCGATGACGGCAGAAAGTTTCACTTAATCGATAAAGGATTGCAAATGGAAATAAGCAGTTCTTACATCCGCGATGAACTGGCTGCAGGAGGAGAACCAAGATACCTTTTGCCTGATCCATGTTACCAATATATAAAGGATCATGGTTTGTATCAGAAAGAACGATTGTAG
- a CDS encoding endonuclease I family protein, with translation MNDLLHELAQERAWCKAELKAVLNRDYYNEGTDLKQKNDYYRMISFKDSYLSSRIRKLLEETHLQKLSYTPHRYLYPWVDLQEDRTLKSLYSGKRMDPLEVIEADIRKLEQEAQQGQLGTSLLNCEHVVPQSWFHKKDPMKGDLHHLFACDPGCNSIRGNHPYDDFLDYIPERLILGIKDGCGKNEGGKFEPEYGKGIVARSTLYFLLRYPQTISHELVNISLLLEWHQRFPVSRYELHRNQAIQELQGNRNPFIDFPESARSMIL, from the coding sequence ATGAATGACCTTTTGCATGAACTTGCCCAAGAACGTGCGTGGTGCAAAGCTGAGCTAAAAGCTGTTTTGAATCGTGATTATTATAATGAAGGTACCGACTTAAAACAAAAAAATGACTATTACCGTATGATTTCTTTTAAGGATAGTTATCTATCTTCACGAATAAGAAAGCTTTTAGAAGAAACACATCTTCAAAAATTAAGCTATACCCCGCATCGATATTTATATCCCTGGGTCGATCTACAGGAAGATCGAACGCTTAAAAGTTTGTATTCGGGGAAAAGGATGGATCCCCTTGAGGTGATTGAAGCGGATATTCGGAAATTAGAGCAAGAAGCTCAGCAGGGACAATTAGGGACGTCACTTTTAAACTGTGAACATGTGGTTCCACAATCCTGGTTTCACAAGAAAGATCCGATGAAAGGAGATCTTCATCACCTTTTTGCCTGTGACCCTGGATGTAATAGCATCCGCGGTAACCATCCATATGATGACTTTTTAGATTATATTCCAGAGCGGTTGATTCTTGGTATAAAGGATGGATGCGGAAAAAATGAGGGTGGAAAGTTTGAGCCTGAATACGGAAAAGGAATCGTGGCTCGGTCCACCCTCTATTTTTTACTGCGCTACCCGCAAACCATATCGCACGAACTGGTGAATATCTCTCTTTTACTAGAATGGCATCAAAGGTTTCCGGTATCACGCTATGAATTGCACCGAAATCAAGCCATTCAGGAGCTGCAAGGAAATCGTAATCCTTTTATTGATTTTCCTGAATCTGCACGGTCAATGATTCTATAA
- a CDS encoding CAP domain-containing protein gives MERLIKLIIVCLILAGVWNLYGDHLKNGNYQAAYIDAKTDIISIKENPTVISTFERLQTGLSTLIDKLDQKMDPDSKFESKSVEKPDLSSPTTQSFSVYNIEIGDSKEKVEKQVGKAKRASINEYGVKWHTYHTDYQNFFMAAYNDAGKVAGLYTNQDLITSKSGITLNSSKNEALKLLGEPLTSMRKGIVTYQMQDTQESTLFKLDDNYITIFYDKHENDRVTAIQIISAELEKQKKTFYPEPNDELKEGFEYQLFDLTNAARVTHGLNFLTWNEVVKDTARKHSADMAKNNYFNHTNLRGESPFDRMKADNIRFSTAGENLATGQLSSIFAHEGLMNSLGHRENILQKDFRELGVGVDFSSDKRPYYTENFVTK, from the coding sequence TTGGAACGTTTGATAAAATTAATCATTGTATGCCTTATTCTAGCTGGTGTCTGGAATTTGTACGGCGACCATTTAAAGAACGGCAATTATCAAGCTGCCTATATAGATGCTAAGACTGATATTATATCTATCAAAGAAAATCCTACTGTCATCTCAACTTTTGAACGATTACAAACTGGATTATCTACATTGATTGATAAATTGGATCAAAAAATGGACCCTGATTCGAAGTTCGAGTCAAAGTCAGTGGAAAAACCTGATTTATCCTCACCAACTACTCAATCATTCTCTGTTTATAACATCGAAATTGGTGATTCAAAAGAAAAAGTTGAGAAACAGGTTGGGAAGGCTAAACGGGCGTCTATTAACGAATATGGTGTGAAATGGCACACTTATCATACTGATTATCAAAATTTCTTTATGGCCGCCTACAACGATGCAGGGAAGGTCGCTGGGCTGTATACTAATCAGGACCTAATTACGTCTAAATCTGGAATTACCCTGAACAGTTCTAAAAATGAAGCACTTAAGCTTCTTGGTGAACCACTTACGTCTATGCGAAAAGGTATTGTTACTTATCAGATGCAAGACACGCAGGAATCTACCCTCTTCAAACTCGATGACAACTATATTACTATTTTTTACGATAAACATGAAAACGATCGCGTTACTGCGATTCAAATCATATCTGCAGAACTTGAAAAGCAAAAAAAGACATTCTATCCTGAACCGAATGATGAACTTAAAGAAGGATTTGAATATCAATTATTTGATTTGACCAATGCTGCTCGAGTCACCCATGGCCTTAACTTCCTAACATGGAATGAAGTCGTTAAGGACACTGCTCGTAAGCACAGTGCTGATATGGCTAAGAATAATTACTTTAACCATACTAACCTCAGAGGTGAGTCTCCCTTTGACCGAATGAAAGCTGACAACATCCGCTTTAGCACAGCTGGGGAAAACCTAGCTACTGGACAGCTCAGTAGTATCTTTGCACATGAGGGCCTAATGAACTCACTTGGCCACCGGGAAAACATCCTGCAGAAGGACTTCAGAGAATTAGGCGTCGGTGTTGACTTCAGTTCAGACAAACGACCCTATTATACCGAAAATTTTGTAACTAAATAA
- the sfnG gene encoding dimethylsulfone monooxygenase SfnG gives MTQLKFAYWVPNVSGGLVISRLPQRTDWSFEANKRYAQIAEKNGFEYALLQTRFIASYGAENQLEAITLASALASVTEKLHLISAVHPGLWHPAVYAKMLATLDHVSNGRAAVNIVSGWFKKEFTGYGEHWLDHDERYRRSEEFIDVLRSLWKEEETTYKGDFYRINQAPFKPKPKERDGIPIFQGGNSEAARAMAARVSDYYFMNGNTLEGFKKQIDDVKARAAKEGREVKFAANGFVIVRDTEEEAIELLRDIISHGDSKAVEGFKNSVKGAGQSTKDKDGMWAESTLEDLVQYNDGFKTGLIGTAEQVADRIIELKKLGIDLVLTGYFHYEEDLERFGQDVIPLVRKKEAALTVSLV, from the coding sequence ATGACACAACTGAAATTTGCCTATTGGGTACCAAACGTAAGCGGGGGATTAGTCATATCAAGGCTGCCGCAAAGAACGGACTGGAGTTTTGAAGCGAATAAGCGTTATGCACAAATAGCAGAGAAAAATGGTTTTGAATATGCATTATTGCAAACACGTTTTATAGCAAGTTATGGCGCAGAAAATCAACTAGAAGCCATTACACTAGCGTCTGCTTTAGCAAGTGTCACGGAAAAACTGCACCTTATATCGGCTGTTCATCCAGGATTATGGCATCCTGCAGTATATGCGAAGATGCTGGCAACACTCGATCATGTAAGTAACGGACGGGCAGCGGTTAATATCGTCAGCGGGTGGTTTAAAAAGGAATTTACAGGTTATGGTGAGCACTGGCTTGATCATGATGAACGATACCGCCGTTCTGAAGAGTTTATCGATGTTCTTCGTTCACTTTGGAAAGAAGAAGAAACAACATATAAAGGTGATTTTTACCGAATCAATCAAGCTCCTTTTAAACCAAAACCAAAAGAGAGAGACGGTATTCCTATCTTTCAAGGAGGAAATTCAGAAGCAGCAAGAGCAATGGCTGCAAGAGTATCGGATTATTATTTTATGAACGGTAATACACTTGAAGGATTTAAAAAGCAGATAGATGATGTGAAAGCGAGGGCAGCAAAAGAGGGACGAGAGGTTAAGTTTGCTGCAAATGGCTTTGTAATCGTGAGAGATACGGAAGAAGAGGCAATTGAATTGCTGCGAGACATTATAAGTCATGGAGATTCAAAGGCCGTTGAAGGCTTTAAAAACAGCGTGAAGGGTGCAGGGCAGTCAACCAAGGATAAAGACGGCATGTGGGCGGAGTCAACGCTCGAAGATCTCGTTCAATATAACGATGGATTTAAAACAGGATTGATTGGCACGGCTGAGCAAGTAGCGGATCGTATTATTGAACTTAAGAAACTAGGTATAGATTTAGTATTAACCGGTTATTTCCATTACGAAGAAGACTTAGAACGCTTCGGGCAAGATGTAATCCCCTTAGTCCGCAAAAAAGAAGCAGCACTAACAGTATCTCTCGTTTAA